A region of Bradyrhizobium sp. SZCCHNS1050 DNA encodes the following proteins:
- the folK gene encoding 2-amino-4-hydroxy-6-hydroxymethyldihydropteridine diphosphokinase, with the protein MASALVALGGNVGDVRATFRRAIPEICARASAALVARSSDYITPPWGEEQQPPFINACIEIATAMPPRPLLGVLHAVERMFGRNRAQETRWGPRTLDLDLIAYDDFAIDTPDLTLPHPRLFERGFVLVPLAEIVPARRIAGRRVDEAVLAVSRDGIRPLPSAE; encoded by the coding sequence ATGGCGAGCGCGCTGGTTGCTCTCGGCGGCAATGTCGGCGACGTCAGGGCGACGTTCCGGCGCGCCATTCCGGAGATCTGTGCGCGCGCGTCGGCGGCGCTTGTCGCGCGCTCGTCCGACTACATCACGCCGCCATGGGGCGAGGAGCAGCAGCCGCCCTTCATCAATGCCTGCATCGAGATTGCGACCGCGATGCCTCCACGGCCGCTGCTCGGCGTTCTGCACGCGGTCGAGCGCATGTTCGGCCGCAATCGCGCGCAGGAGACGCGGTGGGGTCCGCGGACGCTCGACCTCGATCTGATCGCCTATGACGATTTCGCGATCGACACCCCCGATCTCACGCTGCCGCACCCTCGGCTGTTCGAACGCGGCTTCGTGCTGGTACCGCTGGCCGAGATCGTGCCGGCGCGACGGATTGCCGGCCGCCGCGTCGATGAGGCCGTGCTCGCCGTTTCGCGCGACGGAATCCGGCCGTTGCCGTCAGCCGAATAG